One genomic segment of Vulpes vulpes isolate BD-2025 chromosome 2, VulVul3, whole genome shotgun sequence includes these proteins:
- the COX11 gene encoding cytochrome c oxidase assembly protein COX11, mitochondrial isoform X1, translating into MGGLWRPPWRPVAFCGWRWSHRGSAARAAERVVPCLRPGRSGTGGAERALRRLGTWRRPSPASELALQPPPPPPPPRRPKSTNPFTRAQEEDWRRRNKTVLTYVAAAAVGMLGASYAAVPLYRLYCQTTGLGGSAVAGHASDQIENMVPVKDRIIKVTFNADVHASLQWNFRPQQTEIYVVPGETALAFYKAKNPTDKPVIGISTYNVVPFEAGQYFNKIQCFCFEEQRLNPQEEVDMPVFFYIDPEFAEDPRMVNVDLITLSYTFFEAKEGQQLPVPGYH; encoded by the exons ATGGGAGGGCTCTGGCGTCCCCCGTGGAGACCCGTTGCCTTCTGCGGCTGGCGCTGGAGCCACCGTGGCTCCGCGGCCAGGGCTGCGGAGAGGGTAGTGCCCTGTCTCAGGCCGGGAAGGAGTGGGACGGGAGGTGCTGAGAGGGCGCTGAGGCGCCTCGGGACCTGGAGGCGCCCGAGCCCGGCCTCGGAGCTGGcgctgcagccgccgccgccgccgccgccgccgcggcgtCCGAAGAGCACGAACCCTTTCACTCGCGCGCAGGAGGAGGACTGGCGGCGTCGGAACAAGACGGTGCTCACGTACGTGGCCGCGGCCGCCGTGGGCATGCTGGGAGCGTCCTACGCCGCTGTGCCCCTCTATCGGCTGTATTGCCAG ACTACTGGTCTTGGAGGGTCAGCAGTAGCAGGTCATGCATCAGACCAGATTGAAAACATGGTGCCTGTTAAGGATCGAATTATTAAAGTCACCTTTAATGCAGATGTGCATGCAAGTCTCCAGTGGAATTTTAGACCTCAGCAAACAGaaatatat GTAGTACCAGGAGAGACTGCACTGGCATTTTATAAAGCTAAGAATCCTACAGACAAACCAGTAATTGGAATTTCTACATACAATGTTGTACCATTTGAAGCTGGACAGTATTTCAATAAAATACAG TGCTTCTGTTTTGAGGAACAAAGGCTTAATCCACAAGAGGAAGTAGATATGCCAGTGTTTTTCTACATTGATCCTGAATTTGCTGAAGATCCAAGAATGGTGAATGTTGATCTCATCACTCTTTCTTACACGTTTTTTGAAGCAAAGGAGGGGCAGCAGTTGCCCGTTCCAGGCTATCATTGA